In one window of Armatimonadota bacterium DNA:
- a CDS encoding 4Fe-4S ferredoxin: protein MPKTVYFANLRAAGRTPGLLDKAAQLFDKAGFARIIRNDDLVAVKIHFGEPGNTGFLRPVYVR, encoded by the coding sequence GTGCCGAAGACCGTCTATTTCGCGAACTTGCGCGCCGCGGGACGTACCCCGGGCCTGCTGGACAAGGCAGCACAGCTCTTCGACAAAGCGGGCTTCGCGCGCATCATCAGAAACGATGACCTGGTCGCCGTCAAGATCCACTTCGGCGAGCCGGGCAACACCGGGTTCCTGCGGCCGGTGTACGTGCGC